A stretch of the Papaver somniferum cultivar HN1 chromosome 6, ASM357369v1, whole genome shotgun sequence genome encodes the following:
- the LOC113286076 gene encoding UPF0496 protein At1g20180-like — protein sequence MFGFKVKYPSLRKGGSSKEQNVNNVNIVSKLNVKDEYMEALRTKSYIDIWSKVQGQLRKTSTPLTTNNDVVVDVIDRIATSISRIPSYTHISDYLLEPQQEVLLELIQKSNLHQLLIDYFEASLEACRICGSILKCIDQARANYCKIQRVIKLSKRVPSDLPGGISNEDKVRIIFGELASFAKLDNPLSNSSKLKFSIIHDRYGSMLNLLTVKRKKVARRVKVISLSKKAWGVSVVMLCSGLAIATIILAVHSLVGFVAVPGLMCMQLGYLKKKLRSAKNGLKRNKLNQFHNQLDAAAKGVYTLNSDFDTISRLVMRLHDEIEHGKSIAQWCVKTQKKQMLKEVIKEFQTQENCFLEKLGELEEHVYLCVLTINRARRLVIKEINCMKTSPQQH from the exons ATGTTTGGGTTTAAGGTGAAATATCCTTCTCTGAGGAAAG GTGGATCTTCAAAGGAACAAAATGTAAACAACGTGAACATCGTAAGTAAACTAAACGTTAAAGATGAATATATGGAAGCTTTAAGGACAAAATCTTACATAGATATATGGAGTAAAGTTCAAGGTCAACTTAGAAAAACAAGTACTCCATTAACAACCAACAATGATGTCGTTGTTGACGTCATCGACAGAATTGCTACATCCATATCTCGAATACCATCTTACACACATATATCCGATTACTTACTTGAACCTCAACAAGAAGTTCTACTCGAGTTGATTCAAAAGTCTAATCTTCATCAATTACTTATCGATTACTTCGAAGCAAGTTTAGAGGCGTGTAGAATATGTGGATCGATTCTTAAATGTATTGATCAAGCACGGGCGAATTATTGTAAAATACAAAGGGTTATCAAGTTATCAAAAAGGGTTCCATCGGATTTACCTGGGGGAATTAGTAACGAGGATAAAGTTCGGATCATTTTCGGTGAGTTAGCTTCGTTTGCCAAGCTTGATAATCCGCTTTCGAATTCTAGTAAGTTGAAGTTCAGCATAATTCATGATCGGTATGGGTCGATGCTTAATCTTTTGACAGTGAAACGTAAAAAGGTTGCACGAAGAGTAAAGGTAATTAGTTTATCCAAGAAAGCTTGGGGAGTAAGTGTGGTTATGCTTTGCAGCGGGCTTGCAATTGCTACAATCATTCTTGCCGTACATAGTCTAGTAGGATTCGTAGCTGTGCCAGGGTTGATGTGTATGCAATTAGGGTATCTAAAGAAGAAGTTAAGATCTGCGAAAAACGGACTTAAGAGGAATAAATTGAATCAGTTTCATAATCAACTTGATGCAGCTGCAAAAGGTGTGTATACGTTGAATAGCGATTTTGATACGATAAGTCGACTCGTAATGAGATTACATGATGAGATTGAACATGGTAAATCTATTGCCCAATGGTGCGTAAAGACTCAGAAGAAGCAAATGTTGAAAGAAGTTATCAAAGAATTTCAAACTCAAGAGAattgtttcttggagaagttgGGAGAATTAGAAGAGCATGTTTATTTATGTGTTCTTACTATTAATAGAGCTAGAAGACTTGTTATCAAGGAGATTAATTGCATGAAAACTTCACCACAACAACATTAG
- the LOC113288984 gene encoding probable cinnamyl alcohol dehydrogenase 6 yields MSQTTPNHTLVVSGWAGHDRSGKVTPFTFKRRENGVNDVTIEVLYCGICHTDIHHLKDDWGITRYPVVPGHEITGVITKIGSNVKEFKVGDRVGVGCLACSCLECEYCKDSQEQYCENHQFIYNGIFWDGSITYGGYSKMLVADRRYVVHVPEGLPMDAAAPLLCAGITVFTPFKDYNLLEGPSKKIGIVGLGGLGHLAVKFGKGFGHHVTVISTSPSKEAEAKVRLGADDFIVSTNSEKMQAGKRSLDFIIDTVSAVHSLGPILELLKVNGALTIVGAPAEPMGLPAFPMIFGKRSVRGSMIGGMKETQEMMNYCVEKNITCDIEVVKTDEINEALDRLARNDVRYRFVIDIAGAKTCNGA; encoded by the exons ATGTCTCAGACAACACCAAACCACACACTGGTAGTATCCGGTTGGGCAGGTCATGATAGATCTGGAAAAGTAACACCTTTCACCTTCAAAAGAAG AGAAAATGGGGTAAATGATGTAACGATTGAGGTGTTATACTGTGGAATTTGCCATACAGATATTCACCACTTGAAAGATGACTGGGGCATCACTAGATACCCAGTTGTCCCTGG GCATGAAATTACGGGTGTGATTACAAAAATAGGGAGCAACGTGAAAGAGTTCAAAGTTGGAGATAGAGTCGGAGTTGGATGCTTAGCATGTTCTTGTTTGGAATGTGAATACTGCAAGGATTCTCAAGAACAGTATTGCGAGAATCATCAGTTTATTTACAACGGCATCTTCTGGGATGGAAGTATCACCTATGGTGGTTACTCCAAAATGCTTGTTGCTGACAGAAG GTATGTGGTTCACGTTCCAGAAGGTTTGCCAATGGATGCAGCAGCACCATTGTTGTGCGCCGGGATAACAGTGTTCACACCATTTAAAGACTACAACTTACTCGAAGGCCCAAGTAAGAAGATTGGAATAGTGGGGCTAGGTGGTCTCGGTCATCTTGCTGTTAAATTCGGCAAGGGATTTGGCCACCACGTTACTGTCATAAGCACCTCTCCTTCTAAAGAGGCAGAAGCTAAAGTGCGCCTAGGTGCCGATGATTTCATTGTCAGCACTAACTCAGAAAAAATGCAG GCAGGGAAGAGGAGTTTGGATTTCATAATTGATACAGTTTCAGCTGTACATTCATTGGGCCCAATTTTAGAACTTCTGAAAGTTAATGGGGCTTTAACCATTGTGGGTGCACCAGCTGAACCAATGGGCTTGCCTGCCTTTCCTATGATTTTTG GCAAAAGATCCGTGAGAGGTAGCATGATAGGAGGCATGAAAGAGACGCAAGAAATGATGAATTATTGCGTGGAGAAAAATATCACTTGTGACATTGAAGTCGTGAAGACAGATGAGATCAACGAGGCACTGGACCGGTTGGCTAGGAATGATGTTCGTTATCGTTTTGTGATCGACATTGCTGGTGCAAAGACTTGCAACGGTGCATGA